CCTTAGACACCAGCGGCAGTATGAGCAGCGACGACCTTAAACGCACTTTTGACGTTATAGAAAGTTTGAAATACAAAGCGCAACTTTGGATTTCGTATTGCGATACCAAGGTAAGCGAGCCGATAAAATTAAAAGACAATATCCAAAAATTGCAGGCGCTTGGTCGCGGCGGCACGGACTTAAATCCCGTCCTGAAATACAGCGACGATTTTGATTTTACAATAATAATAACCGACGGCTATATGGCGGAATTGCAAACCACGCTTCGTCAAGAAAGGACAATCGGAATTCTGTTCGCTAACGAGGAATTGTATAACGAACACATAAAAAACAGAGCGTGGAACAAATTTTTGTGCGGCTTTGTGCGGACGAAACGGTGATAAAAACGCCTGTTATCTGTTTTTCGCTTGAATTTATCGGGAACGTGCTCCAAATTGGTGGCATTATTTTTAACTGCAATATCACAGATTTTTTGGGTCATTGCGCTTTCGGGAACATATTGTAAGCCGCGAAAACGGTCGCTTGCCACCAAGATTTTGCAGATTTTTTCTGTTTTTAATCGGTCGGGAACGTATTCTGCAAAATTCACAACGTCTGCTTTAAGCGCCATTTCGCACATTTCTTCGGTTTTTAATTCGTCCAAAATTTCTTTGAATATCTCCATATTGTTTTTCAGCAAAATTTTATGAAAAATCGCACTTTCAATTAAGTCGGGAGGGATAAAATCTGGCGTAAATTTACCGCCGTATTGCGAATTTCTGAAAAAGCCGCCGATTTTTACAAGTCCGAGAGGCGTTTTTTCGTCGGGTTTTGCCGTCAAATGTTCGCAGCCGGCATATTGAGACGCTCTGAATCCGATTTCTATTTCTTCAAAATAGTCGTCTAAATCCTCGTTGGGCGCGGTCGTTATCGGAGTGTTGGCGTATTGAAACGCCCTAAAATATTCTCCGATTTTTGTTTCGTTTTCCAAATGCGCAAAATCCGGGTCGGACAAAACGGCACTCAAAAAACGCGTCATTTCCGTTTGAGGATTTCCGTCCCAATTCCAATGAAACCAACGTCCCCAACCCGCAAAATATTCGTCGTTGTGCGGTTTTATTAAAATCGTTAAAAATTGCCCCGGCATTAAGTCGAATTCCAAATCGTTCGGCAAAACGTTTTTGTGCCAAACCGTATTCGCCTTAATGTCCATACGAACTTCGCGTTTTCCTCGCGGATTTTCGACAAGCAAATCTTTAAGATAAGGAATCTTAAACTTGCACAAAACGCTATCCGGATTGCAAACCTTAAAAATTATCGGCTCGTCTTGAATCATTTTTTTCCCCTTTTATAGAGGAAAATACGTTAAACCTTAGTATTTTTTCATAAAAAACGCAAAAAAGTGCGTTTGGTATGATTTTTGTGTGGAAAACATAGTATTTTTGGGGAAGTATCGGAGAAATATTTATGAAAATGAAAAAATTTACAGCCGCCACCATTAGCGAAGCATACGTAAAGGTAAAGGCGGAGTTGGGCGAAGACGCTCTTATTTTGCAAACAAGGAATTTGCCTGCCTCACTTATCCCCTTTTACAACGGCGACAAAGTTGAAGTCACCGCGGCGATTGACGAAGACAACCAAATTTCGCCCGCGCCAATTCCGCAAATGCCCGTGAATACAAGCGGAAATAACCGCGAATTTTTGGCACGGCTCAAAACCATAAATGCCAATGAAGCCGAAAACGAATATAAACAAGGGCAATTTCAGCAGGAAGAGTTTCAAATTCATATTCCGAACTCTAAACAAAGCGCTCCCCTGCCCCCGCAAATGCAGACGCCGATACAAGAAAACACAGCGCCCATAACGCATATTGACGTGCCGCAATCCAAAAAGAATGCGCCTGCTTTGAGCATTTCTGACGAAGAAGTAATAAAACCGGAAGAGCCACCGCTTCATATAATGAAAATCCGCGACGATTTGAGCGATATGAAAAAGCTTTTGACCGAAATTTTGGCGACGGGCGAAAGCAAAGCGTCGGGCGGATACGCGGGACCTTGGGCAATTCTTTACAAACGCCTTGTGGACAGCGAAATCAGAGACGACTTTGCAAAGGACTTGCTTGACAAACTCAAGAAATCTACGCCAAATCTCGGCAAACACATAACAAAAGAATTTTTCAGAGAACTTGCGGAAAGTTTCCCCGTTTCTGCCTGCGAAAACGCTAAAATTCAGTTTTTTGTAGGACCTACCGGCGCAGGAAAAACAACGACCATAGCCAAACTTGCGGCGTATTTTTCGCTTGAAAAAAAGAAAAAATGCTCGCTTATTACGACCGATACCTACAGAATTTCGGCGATTGACCAACTTCGTGCATACTCCGAAATCATCGGAATTGATTTACAGGCGGTTTACTCTCCCGACGATATTCAGGACGTTATCCAAAACTGCAAATACAGCGATATTATTTTGGTGGACAGCGCGGGCAGAAGCCAAAAAAATCGTGAGCACATGGACGAATTGGCAGCGTTTATGCAAGAATTAAACCCCGATTGCGTGCATTTGGTTTTGAGCGCGGCAACCAAAGAATCAGACCTTATTGCTATTGCAAACAAATACAAAAAACTCGGTGTTTCGCGTTTGCTTTTCACAAAATTAGACGAAACAATGAGACTTGGAAACATATTTAACGTTGTGCAAACGGTGGGTATTCCTGTGTCTTATTTCACGATAGGACAAAGCGTTCCCGACGATATTGAAACGGCGCAATCCACAGCGTTTGTGAAAAAACTGCTTGAAGGGAGTTCTATTTGAAAGACCAAGCGGAAAATTTGCGAAAAATTGTAAAGGAAGTTGCGGCGGCGAAAAATTGCGCCAACTCAAAACTTCGTTCGATTGCCATTGTCAGCGGAAAAGGTGGCGTGGGAAAGTCGAACATCACGGTTTTTTTAGCAAAAGCGCTTGCAATGCGAGGCAAAAAAGTGCTTATTTTTGACGGCGACGTCGGACTTGCAAATTTGCATATTTTACTTGGAGTTTTGCCGAAAGCAACCCTAACGCAATACATAAAAAATGCCTGCCCTGTGCGAAATCTTATACACCACGTAAGCGAAAACATTGACTTAATTCCGGGCGGAAGCGGAGATGTTTCGCCGAATTCAGATTTGCGCAAAATTATCGGAGAGCTCATAGATGTTTCGCAAGAATACGACTATTTGCTGATTGACGGCGGTGCCGGAATTTCCGAAAATACTATACGGCTCTCGATTAGTTCGGGCGAGGTAATACTTGTCGCAACCCCCGACCCGACCTCGCTTGCAGATGCTTATGCAACGCTGAAAGTTTTGGTTTCGCGCGGGCAAAAAAACATTTCGCTTCTTATAAATATGACGCAAAATGCGACTGAAACGGAACTTGTAAAAAGTAAACTAACTATGATGTCGCAAAAATTTATTGATTTTAAACTTGATTTTTTGGGTGTTTTGCCAAAAAGTGAAAAACTTGCTACACTTATTCGTGAAGATATAGGAATTTTATCGAAAAAAATCGGAGATTTTTCACTTAAAATAAACACTGTTGCCGCCAAAATCGACGGTGAAGAAAATCTTGATACCAATAACAACGAATTAAAAAACTTTTTTGCTAAATTCGTGCAAGTCGCGGGAGGTAAAGAATGACAAAAGCAGTAAAAAGTTTCAGCGCGTTTTTGGCGTGTCTGGCTTTTCTTTTTATATTTTTTTCAGGCTACGATTTTGCGGGAACATTTACCGTAGATACCATAGCGCCGATAATTTTCAGGGCAGCTTTGGGCGCGATTTTGTTTTGGCTTTCGGGTATGATTATCGGCGACATTGTGCTTCGGGGAATTGTCGAAGATATTGACCACGAAAAATTAGACCCCTTGGAGGGCGGCTTTGAACAAAGAATTGCTGAAGAAAAAGGTAAAAAACGGGTATTCATAGTCGATAGAGATTTAGTAAAAGAATTGAAGAACGAGGCGAAAGCAAAGGAAAAAAAGATTAAAAAACGCGTATAATGCAAACTTTTGCCGAAACACGCGAGCGCCTGAATGTATTTTTCATAAATAAACAGGGAGTAAAAGAAAATGTCGAACATTGATACGCTTTGGGAAGAATATCGCAGCAGCGGCTCAAAAGTCGCAAAAGACAAGTTGCTTGCAGAATACGCAGGGCTTGTTAAATACATAGCCGAAAGGGTGGGATATACTCTTCCTCGTTCGGTTGACAAGCAAGATTTGGTAAGTTGCGGAATTTTGGGGCTTATAAAAGCAGTCGAAACCTTTGACCCGAACAAAGAAATAAAATTTGAAACATTTGCGAGCCATAAAATACGCGGAGCTATTTTGGACGAATTACGCGCTTTGGATTGGGTGCCGCGCTCAGTAAGACAAAAAACTAAATTTATACAAAGAGCATATTCGGAATTAGAAGAAAAATTAGGCAGAAGTCCTTACGACGACGAAGTATGCGCTCATTTGGGATTGAGTAGCGACGAATTCGAGAAAATGCTTTCCGATTCAGCCCCCATAACCGTTTTTTCGATTGACGCAACTTTCTCAAAAGACAGCGAGTCCAGAGAAATGTCGATATCGGAAACAATAGAAGACACAAACACCGACAACCCCTTGCAGATATTAGGATACGAAGAGGTTAAAAGAGTGTTGAAAGAAGCGATAATGACGCTTCCCGAAAAAGAAAAACTTGTGATTGCTCTGTATCATTTTGAAGAACTTACACTTAAAGAAATTGGGGTAGTCTTGGGAATAACCGAGTCGCGGGTAAGTCAAATTCACTCAAAAGTGATGCTGAAACTGCGTTCTCGTTTACAAATAAAAATGAAGGATTAGAGATTATGAACGCAATGAACCTTCAAGCGATTGACGGCGTATCCGCTATGCAGAGAGGCGAATTTGCCGCACCTGCACTTGCCGCAGTGCGCAACAGCGAAGAAGACCAAAAGCGAATGGCGGAAATGCGGGAACAGGTAAAAGAAGCCGAAAAAGCAAATGCCATTGACCCTGATAAAGAACGTGAAAGACAGAAAGAAGAACAGCAAAAGAAGCATAAAAAAGAAGAAGGCAGGCGAAATCGCGGTCCCGAACACGGCAGATTTGTAGATTTCACGGCGTAAACTCAGTAGGCAAAATAAAATATGGACTTGAAAAAATCAGATAAAATAAAAAACATAGCATCAAAAGTAGCAAATTTGCCAACCTTGCCAACGGTTGTCGCCAAGTTGCTCGACTTGGTGGATAACCCCGCAACACGCACGGAAACGCTTGCTAAACTCATTTCGAGCGACCCATCACTTACGGCGAAAATTCTGAAAACCGCAAATTCCGAGTACTACGGACTTTCGGGCGAAATCTCGACGGTCGATACCGCAATTGTGGTTATGGGATACGCGGCGGTAAAAGAAATGGGGCTTTCACTGACGGTTTTCGACAATTTCAAAAATATCGGCGCGCTTAATCGTTTTGATATGCAAAAACATTGGGAACACAGCGTAGGAGTAGGAATTACCGCAAGAGCGATTGCGCGAACCTATCTGCCCGAAGACGGTGCCGAACTTTTTGTCGCAGGACTTTTGCACGACATAGGAAAAATGATTTTAGCTCAATATATGCCGCAAGATTTTTGCGATGTTTTAGA
This DNA window, taken from Chitinivibrionia bacterium, encodes the following:
- the flhF gene encoding flagellar biosynthesis protein FlhF, whose product is MKMKKFTAATISEAYVKVKAELGEDALILQTRNLPASLIPFYNGDKVEVTAAIDEDNQISPAPIPQMPVNTSGNNREFLARLKTINANEAENEYKQGQFQQEEFQIHIPNSKQSAPLPPQMQTPIQENTAPITHIDVPQSKKNAPALSISDEEVIKPEEPPLHIMKIRDDLSDMKKLLTEILATGESKASGGYAGPWAILYKRLVDSEIRDDFAKDLLDKLKKSTPNLGKHITKEFFRELAESFPVSACENAKIQFFVGPTGAGKTTTIAKLAAYFSLEKKKKCSLITTDTYRISAIDQLRAYSEIIGIDLQAVYSPDDIQDVIQNCKYSDIILVDSAGRSQKNREHMDELAAFMQELNPDCVHLVLSAATKESDLIAIANKYKKLGVSRLLFTKLDETMRLGNIFNVVQTVGIPVSYFTIGQSVPDDIETAQSTAFVKKLLEGSSI
- a CDS encoding P-loop NTPase, encoding MKDQAENLRKIVKEVAAAKNCANSKLRSIAIVSGKGGVGKSNITVFLAKALAMRGKKVLIFDGDVGLANLHILLGVLPKATLTQYIKNACPVRNLIHHVSENIDLIPGGSGDVSPNSDLRKIIGELIDVSQEYDYLLIDGGAGISENTIRLSISSGEVILVATPDPTSLADAYATLKVLVSRGQKNISLLINMTQNATETELVKSKLTMMSQKFIDFKLDFLGVLPKSEKLATLIREDIGILSKKIGDFSLKINTVAAKIDGEENLDTNNNELKNFFAKFVQVAGGKE
- a CDS encoding FliA/WhiG family RNA polymerase sigma factor, with the translated sequence MSNIDTLWEEYRSSGSKVAKDKLLAEYAGLVKYIAERVGYTLPRSVDKQDLVSCGILGLIKAVETFDPNKEIKFETFASHKIRGAILDELRALDWVPRSVRQKTKFIQRAYSELEEKLGRSPYDDEVCAHLGLSSDEFEKMLSDSAPITVFSIDATFSKDSESREMSISETIEDTNTDNPLQILGYEEVKRVLKEAIMTLPEKEKLVIALYHFEELTLKEIGVVLGITESRVSQIHSKVMLKLRSRLQIKMKD
- a CDS encoding HDOD domain-containing protein, which encodes MDLKKSDKIKNIASKVANLPTLPTVVAKLLDLVDNPATRTETLAKLISSDPSLTAKILKTANSEYYGLSGEISTVDTAIVVMGYAAVKEMGLSLTVFDNFKNIGALNRFDMQKHWEHSVGVGITARAIARTYLPEDGAELFVAGLLHDIGKMILAQYMPQDFCDVLDFAEKNGVSFFEAEQKILGVMHAEIGYMIAQRWNLPEKIGKIIRYHHNPTEAPLNFRAQAAVINVADAICHLSKIGSQNHLITPVPSSEAIAVFDKNSTFDEEKIADLQKTLFAEIALNEVLHSLF